A window of Plasmodium malariae genome assembly, chromosome: 12 genomic DNA:
gggtaactttaaaaatgtgtaaaaagaaaaaaaatggaaaacgaaattaaaagtagaataaaaagaaaaaattatcaaaattaGGACCATCTGGAAAATAgatgttttaatttaactTATTAACAGCATAAATTATTCTCATGGAGTTGCTTACCAAATGGTGCTTGTATAAGAGCACTGTCTGACGAAATCAAATTTGAAAGGAGATATTATCAAGAACTAAAGAAGAGTTACAAAAAGGTGCGCTTATGAACATTAAGAAATAGAAGTTCCTTTGTTtggataaataaataaatatacatctCTCTCCCTATCTATCTAtctctctctctctctctctctctctctatatatatatatatatatatatatatatatatatacatttgggATATCGTGCTCACGTTTTGTAGCTACCATTTATGTAGTAATAATTACgtatgaataatattttatttataggaatacataatttttgctttatttaatattatttaattctattttttgttgACACTGATTCTATTATTCATATGTTGCATAGgtttattttgttcactTACcacaaaaatgtaaaataccTTTATTTTGTAGCATTTGctttttaatacattttatttccCCCCCTATTTTTGAGCATTtgacattatttttttttatccatatATAAGTGTGTACACATCATAGAAGCTGCacaatgttaatatatatttacatgtttCTCCTTCGGAAGgtgataatataattttaatcattacgaaaaagtaaataaaatattattaattttttataaaaatcaaaaaacaataaaattatgtgcTTATCACTACGGATAAGTCCTCATTTTTTGTCTGTCATCTTCTAATAATAGCCATAGTTTGTGCTCAATTTATGTAcaactttatttattataactcataactacataattatatcataagaaagaaaaattagaaagataataaatcatatatgttaagtataattatatgcTAAGAAATGAATTATGCTTATTTTAAAGTTTCCCTTTTAAACTATTCAATGTTattttaggaaaaaaaaagttcagACATATATATGTCTTTATTCgttttagaatttttttttttttttttgtcttacTAAGCGTCGTTAAATGCCACTATTTGTAGCATAATATTTGCTgcttattataaaaacataaactGTAGTGATAAATGTGTATCAATGAATAGCTAAacatatcaaaataaaatgaaaaattaacaaaaggggaaaaaaattttcacttTCGTAAAATTCGGCATATCTTTCACTATCATCTtaaatcatatttatttataaattattttaacttatatttaatgtaaggatgttaaaattttttattaccgTTTGTGtgtaataatgtatatatgagcGCCCTCAAATGGGTTAGCTATATAATACGCAACCATTTCATTAACATAAGGTATTAAAATTCCTCATCAAAAGCTACATTAAagagatatatttatttgaaatatgAACAGAcattattcttttcatttcataCCCCAATAAGGAAtgaatttcctttttttttcttttttaaacatatcCTTCATGTTTCTACAACTTCAAGGAAGTGTTAATTCCTTTcgtaaaaaatttgtattccttttttattgttttaatatttctttttttttctcatttagcttttttgtttttttgctTTCTCACTTTattggtttttttttttttttttttttttttctaaatatgttacacattaaatttttctcGCTGTGGGGAATAATAACAactttcaatatttttttttgagaataAGAACTACATAAAACTTAAAATTGTAtgggaaaaaatgaattaaatagaTGTATTGGTGCTCTTATAAGatcatgtaaaaaaattgctgataaaaaatatcgaAATTATTACGTACAACTTTATATGAACGTACCCTTTGTGAGGAATAAATTTAACATTGCATGTTATATACATGCTATATGTTTTCGGCATATAAAAACTTCTTAAACTGGTTATCGTTATGAAGATATACATACTAGAAAGAAGTCACACTTTTCTATAAATAGATAAGTACTTCAtacgtatttatttataaatttttcattttataatttgctcaatcaaaggaaaaaaaataatttacataaaatttacaaaaaatacatacatgtattaaaaaaaaatttaagaaaaaagataaaatttttagcCTTTAAATggatataaaatttttaagcaAAATTTGTGTTTGTTATAATATTGCCTGAGTATCGTTTTTATGCCTTTGAAATGTCATAATATTTGTTCTATTTTGGCGCTATAATTTTTGCTCcattttttagtaatataattcaattcatatatatttatatatattttgttatgtttagatatgtgcatatatatgtaaatttatatgcatatttgaATGATTACCCATCACAACgtagtaaatatttttattcctcatttttattttacgcAACATTTTGAAGATGTTCccaatgatttttttttttttttttttaaattgattaattgtatattcatatatattttctaggAATTATATACGctctttaaattttcataattatatttttttccatttctatTAAAGACTTCCAATTTGAAGATAGCTTATTCACCAGTACCTCATAATagttatacataaatatatacatataagtacatctatacatatatatgtgcccttattactttttatctttctttttttaaattgacTCTTTTTCTTCTGTACCCTTTATTATATCCCTGACCTAATGACAATACTTTCGTCAGTGCATTTTCATGACTTAGccaaaatataatagttaCACAAttgaaaaagatataaatgtGAAAAGAAACACTCGGGGTTGTTCACTTCTGTGCGTGtacgtgtatatgtacatgtaagtatttatgcatatacattttacctataaatatttatcgTTGTGCCTATTAATCTagatctatatatatatatatacgtatccAATTTCTATACGCGCACTCGGTGTACGGGCCTGTTACAACCCCGTTACTTAAACAAACAGCCACGGCAAAATGAATGAAGCAAATGAAAAGACTACCGAtagaaagagaaagaagGCGAGTAACACAGATGAAGCTAATGAAACGAGCAagttgaaaaagaaaatagaatTTGAAAATGACGATGAGTTTGAAAAGTATCTGTtaaatcattttaaaaaggataataaagaaaatgaaaacgAGTACGTGTTTTCCGAATTGGTAAAAAGCttttataatgaaattaagaaatataaaacagtAGATGATATGgcaaatgaaattaaaaaattggctattcaaaatatatccaaaaatttagaaatcATATGTAACAATGAATGTACaagttctttttttattgagAAATTTCgcgtaaaatatataaatgaacaaattgCACTTAACATAAAATCTgctcaaaattattttaaagaatttatgatattatataataacaacaacTTTGATAAGTTCAGCTTAGAAATTAATACAAATGTAGAgggaacaaatgaacaagtTAATGAAGAGCAGGAGCAAGGAGAGGAAGTGGAAGAGGAAGAAGTGAATAACCAAAATAAGCAAAACAGCCAAAATGAGCGAAATAGTCTAGATAAGCAAAACAGTCAGAATAATAAAGTGGGTGAGAGttatcaaaatgaaaaagcaGGCACAAAGAATGCCTTAACAAAAGAAGATTTATACAAAACCAACACATGGaaggaaaagataaaatgtaAGATTGAcgatataaatgaaaataataatattttaataaaagttGTAAATTATTTGTCAAGCATAGCTTTACATGTTGACAATATACCAATTAAGATAACAAAATTtgatatcataaaaaaatttaatgaactAAATTTCGATATactgaatataaatatttgggATGCCTATAATTCTAAAGACATTAGACCCTTTTCTTCATTCCCTTCTCCATCTTTTTATAGAAAagcaaatttatattttaaaaaacaaactAATACTAATGAAGTCCTAAACATGTTAAGAGAAAAGCCTTATTCTATTTGTATTAATGGTTGGAATTTGAATAATGTTAAAaggaataattataattatttggaTTTAAGAATATGCCCACCTATATGTTCCCATATAGAAAGGATAAAAATTGATTatgaaaatgcaaaaaatattgttcGAAAATTAGACAAGTCGTGTCACATCAATTTGGACCTATTAGAGGATTTAAAGGAGGAAACTTATTTCGAGGATAGGCTGAAAAAGAGGAGGTTTAATGAAGAGAGTAAGGTTAACGATCGTATTGATGATAACAGTAACAATGACAAAGCTGATAGTGGAAAGAAGAAGGTAGagataaataataatcaGCGGGAAATCTCAAACAGTAAGCAATATGAAGAAGAGAGTCCAATAATACAAACCATTGAAGAGAACAAAGACATAAATATAACGAGCAGATTagacattttaattttatatttaagacttgttcataatttttgctATTATTCAGCTAGAAAATATAACACATACGATGAAATGATTAGAGAATGTggttacttttatttaaggGTTAATTTAGATAATAAGTTCTACAGTAACTTAACTCCAATATTTTACGAAGATTATAATGTAAGTAAATTGGATTATTATGTAAGTGAAAATTTTGTGAAAGGCTTTTCAAGTATAGTTAATAATATGGAGGGGGACGATACAAATAATAGCATTAGCAgaagtagtaataataatacaaataacaatagtaataacagtaTTAATAATGATCTCAATGGCAATATCAGTGGTAACCTTAACCATtcttataatgaaaataataataataataatttagattattttaaattacttaaagtaaaagaaaaactttttaataattccGATGTTGTGTCTGATTATCAGCTAAAATGGCTGCTTAATTTTGATGAAGAAATCAAGGATGCTTTAAAGgcaaattataatgaaaatattgataTTGAAAAAACAGAGGAATTCTTCGAAATTCTTAAAAAGAActacatattaaaaaggaCTGATAGgaatagtaacaataataagaACGATAgcactaataataataatagcaatattattaataataataatagtagtagtggtaataataaaagcgAAATAAGGTGCGCTAAATGTAAAAAGCTTTTTAACAACATTAAGGATGTGccaaatcatatatttattaaacacagccaaattaaaatgaaattaattaCAGAAACTGAAGTACAAATTATGCAGAGGAATTTTTATGAAGCCCCTCAtagttttcattttctttttatgatggaaaaaaaatataattccaACTACACCAAAAATTatctaaataaaaattttattaaaaaatcgaaaacttataaaaatcagaattttcatttattaccAAACAATGCTAAAAGTGACTACAAAGATTTTGATGATCCCAGTGTAAATGTCtttgaaaatgtaaaacaaaACGTAAAAACGAATAACGATTTTTATGACGATACGTAGtaagattatatatatgaggaAAAATGCgccttacttttttttacttactAGCACGCCTTTGTAaatacttaataaaaaatgtaggaacattttatttgtataatccacatatttaaaataagtaaacGTTAAATTCATATGCGTCAAATTTGAAAAAGTGAGCGTTCTTTTTAGGCATATATCACGACACATACATggttacgtatatatatgtacacgatcttatacatgtgtacaagtatgttcatatattatatatgcacgGTTCATTTGCGTATTGCACGTACACAGGAACAACTTTTGAAATCTTATtccctttttatatatacccaTTTTTACTTCCttgttaaattaaaaaaaaaatgaattggatgtaggtatttatttttgtattattaatcCTTTTTAATATGACGAAAAGTCTTGTACTCTATTTTTCAGtttgaataaattattatatgaaaaattaatttttaaaatattgtttttttaaaatatttttttcaaatactGAAATTACCTTAAAAAACGtaacatgcatatatacatatacgtacatatatacatataaatatatttattttttcacgTATTTTTCGAGCTTGAACAACTTTACAAAATCATCTTTCAAAATGTatagttatttttaataatattgatCATTTTATTACgacttaataatttatattacacTTATAACACCACGAGTTGTATGGGGAAACtcatattttcttaaattaaaacatatacgcgtatattatttataacattgCTCATCATTTCATTCTTACTATATACGGCGCAATTAACacaaaaaacgaaaaaaaaagaaaaggcaGGTATACGTATAAGATTACGAATAACTGCGACTTACCAtcaaatgtacatatataaatatacgcaCATATACATGAGCATATTTCTCCATGCGTATAAGTGTGTTATCGGGGGTGTCCTTTTTCAAACAGTTCACACAGAAGTAcacatgaaaataaatatacatatatatatatatatgcgaaATAAATGAGTCAAACGGGGCTTCTTACTACCTGCTAATAACAAAAtctacataaaaataaatgtttagcaatatgtagaaaaaaaagcttATCCATCATGCTACTGAAAGAAAATTGTCATTTAAagctaaatatattatatacataaattaatacaCAAATTAATACACATACCCTTTTGTACTTGCATGTACATCATGtcaaatatgaaaaaagttgttctattatattgttatcaCTTTTTCAATATCAAATATACagtttaaaataatttaatttcatcatattattttttaaataacgtAAAATTTACTGTactttcattaaaaaaaattgtgcgGAAATATActctataataatattaaaattaaaaaagtgttacgttaaacaattttaacatatttttatattaattttttcctatatttAAGAAGTATTTcctaatttaatttaatttaatttcatttatttattttttttgtttgtttctTGAACttcatgtaaaataaatcttttagCTAATATAGtaagattattttttttcttcttgcCTTTTCGCATGCATGACAAGGTTTACAAtagttatataatacatgAATAAAGGTTCAGgaaatttttcttctttctccagatatatattattatgtattgtATTCTTATATGCTACATTACATTAAgtgcataaaaaaatgaatatatataagtatatacatacccTTTTGTTATTTAACTGTTCATTGTTAACAATTACATGAAGGAGGAAATGTACTTATTCGAAcataatttatgtacatctatatataataggagatttttcttttcttttttttcgaaagggaagaaaaaaaaattatttcaaatgCGTATCgtacataaatgtacatttgcatgtacgtatgcatgtatttatgtatgtatataaaagtaaaagcaGCATTTCTATGTAGCTGAAAAATGAAcgagaagaaaaaattaagtatgataatttttgtaaaatattgaaaaatagaACCATTTATTAGTAGAAGCGATAACAGAAAAGCTTaaaactaaataaaataaagtaaaaaaatgtgGAGGAAAGCAGTGggtaattattttaacacaaataaaactattatgaaaaatggtGATAATGCTACTACGAACGAATtgaatgataataataataacaataataataataaagaggaagaagaacTCAATAAAGATGAAAGTGGAAATAAATGTGCGGCAAAAGatgatgatatatataatttaaacaaCAGTACCAGTGCCACAACTTTAAGCGCATTTAATAACAAACGGAAAAGAtctaaatataacaaaacgTGTTCGGAAAAAAATTCCATCGACGAGAATCAAACTGATGATAGtgttaaaaatgataattcttatgataataaaaatgataatactTATGATAATacttatgataataatgatgataataatgatgataataatagtgATAATAATGGTGATAATAAGGACATTCGTAATAGTAAGAAGCGCAATAAAGAACGATATAGttacatatgtaaaaaacCTAATGATTCATTAAACAACAAAGAGGAAAAGTTAAATAAGGAAGAAGTTAATATTAGAAGGGATGATTATGATAAaagaaacgaaaaaaatgaaaagaatattaCAGAATTAAgtgtagaaaaaaatatatcaacagaaaaacataaagataaagaacaaaatagagaaaaattaaatagtgatttacatgaaaaaatgaaattaattaaagaaaagCTAAAATCGAATAAATTACAGCATAGTTCTAGTAGAGAAAGACATAGAGATAGAAACAAGGAAAGGGTAAGAAGTAAAGATAGGGAGAGAAGCAAAGATAGGGAGAGAAGCAAAGATAGGGAGAGAAGCAAAGATAGGGAAAGAAGCAAAGATAGGGAAAGAAGCAAAGATAGGAATAGAAGCAAAGATAGGGAGAGAAGCAAGGATAGACacagaattaaaaaaagacaaaaagaTTTACTATCTAGTGGTGATGAAGCTcgttcttttaaaaaaaagaaaaggagcaaagaaagaaatatagAAGAGGGAAGTATCAATATAAGTAGGCATAAAagtaaggaaaaatatagaaatagaAGCAAAGATAGGAATAGAAGCAAAGATAGGAATAGAAGCAAAGATAGGAACAGAAGCAAAGATAGGGACAGAAgtaaaggaagaaaaagaagcaGAAGCAGGTATAGAAGAAGTAAAGATAGGAACAGAAATATAAGCAGTAGTAGAAGTGCAAGTAGCAGTGAAAGTCATCGtcacaaaatgaaaaagaaattaaaaagaaggaaCTCAAGAAATAGTAGTGATAGAGAAAATTCAAATGGAAGCGCAATCAATAAGAATACACATgacaataataaaagatcAACTTCTCGTGAAGCAAGAAATAGCAAGGAATCAAAACcaaagaaaaaaacgaaatggGATACAGTAGacgaaaatttattaaaaaataatttgttagATAACAATATGAATGGATTAAATCAGCAGCAAAATTTAGCTGTAGGAAATAACGTacttcaaaataataatattacttcATTAAGTAGAAACCCCTATGAGCTAGAAGGAGATAAAAAACagagaaaattatatattggTAA
This region includes:
- the PmUG01_12048000 gene encoding conserved Plasmodium protein, unknown function; protein product: MNEANEKTTDRKRKKASNTDEANETSKLKKKIEFENDDEFEKYLLNHFKKDNKENENEYVFSELVKSFYNEIKKYKTVDDMANEIKKLAIQNISKNLEIICNNECTSSFFIEKFRVKYINEQIALNIKSAQNYFKEFMILYNNNNFDKFSLEINTNVEGTNEQVNEEQEQGEEVEEEEVNNQNKQNSQNERNSLDKQNSQNNKVGESYQNEKAGTKNALTKEDLYKTNTWKEKIKCKIDDINENNNILIKVVNYLSSIALHVDNIPIKITKFDIIKKFNELNFDILNINIWDAYNSKDIRPFSSFPSPSFYRKANLYFKKQTNTNEVLNMLREKPYSICINGWNLNNVKRNNYNYLDLRICPPICSHIERIKIDYENAKNIVRKLDKSCHINLDLLEDLKEETYFEDRLKKRRFNEESKVNDRIDDNSNNDKADSGKKKVEINNNQREISNSKQYEEESPIIQTIEENKDINITSRLDILILYLRLVHNFCYYSARKYNTYDEMIRECGYFYLRVNLDNKFYSNLTPIFYEDYNVSKLDYYVSENFVKGFSSIVNNMEGDDTNNSISRSSNNNTNNNSNNSINNDLNGNISGNLNHSYNENNNNNNLDYFKLLKVKEKLFNNSDVVSDYQLKWLLNFDEEIKDALKANYNENIDIEKTEEFFEILKKNYILKRTDRNSNNNKNDSTNNNNSNIINNNNSSSGNNKSEIRCAKCKKLFNNIKDVPNHIFIKHSQIKMKLITETEVQIMQRNFYEAPHSFHFLFMMEKKYNSNYTKNYLNKNFIKKSKTYKNQNFHLLPNNAKSDYKDFDDPSVNVFENVKQNVKTNNDFYDDT
- the U2AF2 gene encoding splicing factor U2AF large subunit, putative, with the translated sequence MWRKAVGNYFNTNKTIMKNGDNATTNELNDNNNNNNNNKEEEELNKDESGNKCAAKDDDIYNLNNSTSATTLSAFNNKRKRSKYNKTCSEKNSIDENQTDDSVKNDNSYDNKNDNTYDNTYDNNDDNNDDNNSDNNGDNKDIRNSKKRNKERYSYICKKPNDSLNNKEEKLNKEEVNIRRDDYDKRNEKNEKNITELSVEKNISTEKHKDKEQNREKLNSDLHEKMKLIKEKLKSNKLQHSSSRERHRDRNKERVRSKDRERSKDRERSKDRERSKDRERSKDRERSKDRNRSKDRERSKDRHRIKKRQKDLLSSGDEARSFKKKKRSKERNIEEGSINISRHKSKEKYRNRSKDRNRSKDRNRSKDRNRSKDRDRSKGRKRSRSRYRRSKDRNRNISSSRSASSSESHRHKMKKKLKRRNSRNSSDRENSNGSAINKNTHDNNKRSTSREARNSKESKPKKKTKWDTVDENLLKNNLLDNNMNGLNQQQNLAVGNNVLQNNNITSLSRNPYELEGDKKQRKLYIGNIPPNSKQEELIDFFNNTILSIIKGSSIEVKIGEIQLLPVVKCEIFNADSRFCFLEFRTLEITWLCLKLDSMSYNNYCLRIGRPHDYVPPPDGDPALTVVFSDINMKAFDQVKPPKVIPPKSSGDDDNRLYIQNLPHDLKDDEIKDLLEQFGTLKAFNIIKDLNTGLNKGYGFFEYEDNSCTQVAIHALNGFVCGQNILNVKKATFNKNQSNTQNPNNISIPSSVDIPVSLLPNSISQKILSNSIIGLQIQASRKIGEKSSRVVQLTNAVFQEDLIIDSQYEEILRDVKEEAEKYGPLQNIVIPKPNKDLSYTEGVGKIFLHYVDETTARKAQYMFNGRLFEKRVVCAAFYSEEKFLTGKYVLS